A single region of the Kocuria rosea genome encodes:
- a CDS encoding aminotransferase class IV: MTSTVVVLDAAHPEGVLADPSVPLVRIDDQGLTRGDGVFETMRAVDGLVQKFEAHHQRLSASARLAQLPVPSARDVRGAVELALAHAAPGGDGGLGAEHAVKVVISRGTPADGPWSWIVVSPVPETTFRQRRDGVTAVLLPRGHDPAQDAGYPWLLPGAKTLSYAINMAALRHARSLGADEAVFTTEGRRVLEGATSSVVCARVRAGRRTLLTPEPSHGILPGTTQAKIFAAARRDGWALGYGPLYPADLMEADAVWLVSSVRLAVPVRRLDHQPLPVDPDLTRLVTSWVQQA; the protein is encoded by the coding sequence GTGACCAGCACCGTCGTCGTCCTCGACGCCGCCCACCCGGAGGGCGTCCTCGCCGATCCGTCCGTCCCGCTCGTGCGGATCGACGACCAGGGGCTCACCCGCGGTGACGGTGTCTTCGAGACCATGCGCGCCGTCGACGGGCTCGTGCAGAAGTTCGAGGCCCACCACCAGCGGCTGTCGGCCTCCGCGCGGCTGGCGCAGCTGCCCGTGCCGTCGGCGCGGGACGTGCGCGGGGCGGTGGAGCTGGCGCTCGCCCACGCCGCCCCCGGCGGGGACGGCGGACTGGGCGCCGAGCACGCCGTCAAGGTGGTGATCAGCCGCGGCACCCCGGCGGACGGCCCGTGGTCCTGGATCGTGGTGAGCCCCGTGCCGGAGACGACGTTCCGGCAGCGCCGGGACGGCGTGACCGCGGTGCTGCTGCCGCGCGGCCACGACCCCGCCCAGGACGCCGGGTACCCGTGGCTGCTCCCCGGGGCCAAGACGCTCTCCTACGCGATCAACATGGCCGCCCTGCGCCACGCCCGCTCCCTCGGCGCGGACGAGGCGGTCTTCACCACGGAGGGGCGCAGGGTCCTGGAGGGCGCGACGTCCTCCGTGGTCTGCGCCCGGGTGCGCGCCGGCCGCCGCACCCTGCTGACGCCGGAGCCCTCGCACGGGATCCTGCCCGGCACCACGCAGGCCAAGATCTTCGCCGCCGCCCGCCGGGACGGCTGGGCGCTCGGCTACGGACCCCTGTACCCGGCGGACCTCATGGAGGCCGACGCCGTGTGGCTGGTCTCCAGCGTCCGGCTCGCGGTGCCGGTGCGCCGGCTCGACCACCAGCCGCTGCCGGTGGACCCGGACCTGACGAGGCTCGTCACGAGCTGGGTCCAGCAGGCCTGA